In the Candidatus Equadaptatus faecalis genome, CTTTCTTTCTCTCCGGATATTCGTCGGCGAGAGCGAGGAGTTTTCCTCTTGTTGAAGCGGTAATTGAGGTTTCCGCCGCGCTGAAAAAGTTTGAAAGCACGAGCAGCAGAAAGAGTAAAAGCAAACTGCCTGACAAGTCTGTATCCACTAAATTTCAACTCCTGTTTTGCACTTGATGCTATTATTATAACCCGTTTTCTTCAAAAACTGACACTACTCTGTCCAGAATTCCGTTCATGTAAGCAAGCGCAACGCCGTAGTTCGTTATGGGAACGTTCTGCTCCGCCGCTTCTATCAGACGCGACATCAGCTGTTTTCTCGTGAACATACAGCCTCCGCAGTGAATTATCAGGGCGTACGGCGACAAATCTTTCGGGAAATCGGCGCCTGCGGCAACGTCTACAGAAAGCCCTTCCCCCGATATTTTACGCAGTCTGCAAGGTATTTTAACCCTGCCTATGTCTTCGGTAACCGGTGCGTGCGTGCAGGCTTCCGCAATAAGCACGCGGTCGGTTTCTTTTAGTTCGCCGATTTTTCTTGCACCGGCAACGAACTGCGACAACTCGCCCTTTGAACGGGCAAGCAGTATTGAAAACGACGTAAGAGGCGTTTCTTCCGGAAGTACCTTTGCGACCTCGGCAAACACCTGCGAGTCCGTTATGACAAGGTCAGGATTTTTTTTCAGCGACGCAAGCGCGGCAGGCAGCTCTTCGGGCGTGCAGACGTACGCAGAGCCGTGATGCTCAAGAATGTCGCGTATCACCTGCACCTGCGGGAGAATAAGCCTTCCCTTCGGCGCCTGTCTGTCCTGCGGCGCAACAAGCAGTACGCAGCTGCCCGGCTTGAACAGGTCTCCGCAAAGCACCGGCTTTTCAAAATCTGTCGGCGCAGCGGAAACTATCGCCGACAGCAGCTCTGCGCGGCAGGCTTTGTCGTTTGCGTCCGCCGCGACAAATTTTATTTCAAGTTCCTTGGAAAGCTTTTCAAGAACCGTTTGCAGCTCTTCACCCGACAGAAGGTCTTTTTTGTTGAGCACGCCGAGCACGGGCGTATGCGCAGCGCTGAATTTTTCGCGCCATTCGCGCTCGAAGCTTAAATCGCCGTAAGCGGCGGCTGAAACAACAAGCAGAGCAAGGTCTGTTCTGTTCAGCATTTCCTCCGTTTTCTCAACACGGAGTTTTCCGAGTTCCCCTTCGTCGTCAAAACCGGCTGTATCCAGAATTTCCACGGGACCAAGAGGCAGAAGCTCCATACTTTTCAAAACGGGATCCGTTGTGGTTCCCGCTTTGTCGGAAACAAGCGCCGCCTGCTGCCCCGTCACAAGATTTGCAAGGCTTGATTTGCCCGCGTTTCTCCTGCCGAAAAATCCTATATGCAGCCTGTTTGCGCGCGGTGTTGCGTCAAGTCCGCTCATTTTCTCACCTTGAGAATTCCTGACGCCTTGTCTTTCGCGTCCATTTTTTTGTAAAATTCGTTTATTTTGTCAAGTATCAGCGCTATTTTTTCCCTGTCGTTAAGCTCTGACGGCAAATCCTCCATATAAATCGGCTCTCCGAATTCCACGTAAATTTTTGTCGGGCGGGGCAGGGTCATATCAGGCGCCATAGCGCGGAATGTTCCGCCGCACCAGGTTGGAACTACAGGAGTACCTGTTTTGAGCGCCATAATTCCTACGCCGCCTTCAAGAGGACTGAGCTCCCCCGTAAGCGTTCTGTGCCCCTCCGGACAGATGAAAACTGAGCTGCCCTCTTTCAGAAAACCCATAACCATACGCAGCAGCGCCGCCGAAGAATTTTTGTTTTCCTGCGAAACGGGAACTGCGCCAAGCGCACGGATAAAGGTGCCGAAAACAGGAACAGTGAACAGCTTTTCCCACGCTACAAAGCGTATGCGGCGCGGAAAAACGGCAAAACCCACCATGGGAGGGTCAAGATAGCTTGCGTGGTTGGAGGCGTAAATACAGGGACGCCCTTTGGGAATATTTTTAACCCCGTGCCTCGTAAATCTGTGATAAAGCGTGAAATAAATCAGAAGCACCAGTCCTACAACGTAATAAAGCATTATCCTACCCGCCAATCCAAAATATTTTTAATCTTAATGCGGCACGTATTTTTTGCCGAGTGCGCCTTCCTCAGGCAGATATTCCAGGGGATTAAGCAGCTTTTTGTTTTCCCCGCGCAGTTCAAAATGCAGATGATTGCAGGTTGCGCGTCCGGTTCTGCCCACCGAGGCGATTTTCTGCCCCCTTTTTACCTCCTGTCCGACATTCAAATAAATTTCGGAACAATGAGAATAGAGCGACCACAATTTTTTCCCGTCATGGCGGATAACCGCCATTTTTCCGTATCCGCTGTATTTTGCGCTGTTAATCGCTATAAATTCGACAACTCCGTCTGCAACCGCGTAGACAGGGTCACCGGCGCGGCTCATCATATCAACGCCGCTGTGTCTCCCGCGCACACCCCGTGATATGTAGCCGTATTTTACCGGCCACACGAGCTGATCTTCCGCAAGTTCAGGAATGTCTCCCGAAAGGTCAGGGTTTTCTTCAAGTTTTTTCGTTTCAGCCGCTATTTTCTTTTTCTGCTCTTCGCTTTCGTGCGAGCTTGTACAGCAGGCGCGCGAACGGCGCTTCTTTTTGCCGCCGCGTTTTTTGGTTCCTGATTTGCTTTCTTTTTTTGCAGAACTCCGTACGCTGCTTTTGGCTGAAGTACTGCCTGACCTGCCAGAAGTCTCCTTTGCCGCGGAAGGCAGGGCAAAAATCAAGACAAGCAAAAGCACCGCAAGAAATTTAAAACGTTTTGTTTTTGAAAACATCAGTCTTCCGGCACCTGAAATTTTGCCGCGATTTCAGCCATTTCCGACATAAGCCTGTTCTCAACAACTCCGTTCACGCAGCGAATGGAATGGTCTGCGCCCGGCAGCTGATAAAATATTTTTCTGCCTCTTTCGGTTTTAACGCTGTTGTACAGCTTCTCGCACGCTTTTTTCGGGAAAATCTCATCCTTCTGCCCGCGGAAAGCGATAAAACTGTCTGCTTTTACTTTTTTCACCACGTCAAAACTGATGTCCTGCTTCAGCGTATTCATTATCGGAAGCCCGAACATGTATTCCGCTCTTTTTTTCGGATACATGCCTGCTCCGGCAACGATAAGGCGTCTGACGTCTATGTCAGGCTCCGCCGCACAGCAACAGGCGGAAATTCCGCCGAGCGAAAAACCCCACAGCCAAAGAGGCTGCCCCTTGGTGCGGCTGATTACCTCACGAACCATTTTCATTGCGTCCGAAAACTCCTGCGCGTAGGTTTTGCCCGCAAACGCAAGTCTCACCCATTCGCTCTGGTCTTCAAAATCGTCACGGTTGTGAATGTTTCTCGAGGTTTCCGTCAGCCAGCAGGTAAAGCCCCTTTTGCACATCTCACCGGCAAGTACGCGGAATTTGTTCGTACTGCCTAAATTTGCGCTGCTGAACACCCCGTGAAGGAACACGACCTGAATGCCGTTCGCCTTGGCGGGAACGGTTTTTTCAATTCTCAGTTCTTTGTCGCCGAAGCTGCCGGTGAGCGTTATAAGCTCAGTTTCTTTGAATACAGCCATCAGTCTGCCGAAATAAATTTGTAGCCGAGTTCGTTAATCAGAGCTTTAAATTTTTCGTTTTCTATCTCTTTTGAAAGTTCAACGACAGCCGTTCCCTTTTCATGCGAAACGACAGCCTGTTTCACTCCGTCAAGCTGCTCGAGAGCCTGTTTGATTCTTGCTTCGCAGTGCAGGCACATAATACCCTCGGCGTGTATTGTTTTTGTCATGTGGAAAACCTCCTTTTCAGCGTTCCGTTCAATTATAACCGATTTTGCGCCGTTTATCTTAACAAAATTCAGCCGCAGCGCATTTGTTACCACGCAGAAGCTCGAAAGCGACATCGCCGCGGCACAGAACGACGGGCTGAGCTGCAGTCCTAAAGGAGAGAAAACACCTGCCGCAAGCGGAATTCCAAGCGCGTTGTAGAAAAACGCCAAAAAAAGATTCTGCTTTATATTGCGCAGCACGGCGCGGCTGAGCTTTACCGCCGACGGAAGCGCGGAAAGGCTGTCGCGCATCAGCACGACGTCTGCGGAATCTGCCGCGATATCTGTTC is a window encoding:
- a CDS encoding M23 family metallopeptidase — its product is MFSKTKRFKFLAVLLLVLIFALPSAAKETSGRSGSTSAKSSVRSSAKKESKSGTKKRGGKKKRRSRACCTSSHESEEQKKKIAAETKKLEENPDLSGDIPELAEDQLVWPVKYGYISRGVRGRHSGVDMMSRAGDPVYAVADGVVEFIAINSAKYSGYGKMAVIRHDGKKLWSLYSHCSEIYLNVGQEVKRGQKIASVGRTGRATCNHLHFELRGENKKLLNPLEYLPEEGALGKKYVPH
- a CDS encoding 1-acyl-sn-glycerol-3-phosphate acyltransferase, with product MLYYVVGLVLLIYFTLYHRFTRHGVKNIPKGRPCIYASNHASYLDPPMVGFAVFPRRIRFVAWEKLFTVPVFGTFIRALGAVPVSQENKNSSAALLRMVMGFLKEGSSVFICPEGHRTLTGELSPLEGGVGIMALKTGTPVVPTWCGGTFRAMAPDMTLPRPTKIYVEFGEPIYMEDLPSELNDREKIALILDKINEFYKKMDAKDKASGILKVRK
- the hydF gene encoding [FeFe] hydrogenase H-cluster maturation GTPase HydF — its product is MSGLDATPRANRLHIGFFGRRNAGKSSLANLVTGQQAALVSDKAGTTTDPVLKSMELLPLGPVEILDTAGFDDEGELGKLRVEKTEEMLNRTDLALLVVSAAAYGDLSFEREWREKFSAAHTPVLGVLNKKDLLSGEELQTVLEKLSKELEIKFVAADANDKACRAELLSAIVSAAPTDFEKPVLCGDLFKPGSCVLLVAPQDRQAPKGRLILPQVQVIRDILEHHGSAYVCTPEELPAALASLKKNPDLVITDSQVFAEVAKVLPEETPLTSFSILLARSKGELSQFVAGARKIGELKETDRVLIAEACTHAPVTEDIGRVKIPCRLRKISGEGLSVDVAAGADFPKDLSPYALIIHCGGCMFTRKQLMSRLIEAAEQNVPITNYGVALAYMNGILDRVVSVFEENGL